CTTAAGAACTATGGATATAGCGTTTACAAAGATGTTATCAGTATGATGGATCTGGAACGGTTAACTTCTGCATCTGGACCGACAGGGGGTTATGTGAAAAGGGCGGATGGCGACGACGTTAAAAGGATAGCGATTGTACTTTGTGCGGGCTCCAGAGATAAGAACCACATTTCATATTGCAGCCGGATATGCTGCATGTACGCATTAAAGCAAGCTTTCGTGCTTAGGAAAATGCTTGGAATCGATGTTCATGTTTATTATATTGACATTAGAGCTACTGGTAAGGGTTATGAAGAGCTTTATTGGCGAGATGAGGAAGCTGGAGTTATCTTTACTAAAGGTAGAGTGGCTGAAATCTGGAAGAGCAAAAATGACAAACTAGTTGTTTTAACGGAGGATACTTTAATGGGTGAGGTTATGGAAAGAGAGTTCGACATGGTTGCTTTAGCTACGCCCATGGTTCCACCTGCGGGACTTGGAGAGCTCGCTGGCAAAATGAAACTTTCCTTAGGAGAAAAAGGTTTCATACAAGAAAAACACCCAAAGCTCGACCCCGTAGACTCACTTAAAACTGGGATTTTTGCATGTGGATGCGCCCTAAGCCCGAAAGACGTTCGCGACACGGTTTCCGACGCATTAGCAGCATCTGCCAAGGCTTCTCTTTTCCTGAAAGGAGAACGCATAACGACAAGTCCAGAGAAGGCCTTTGTAGTTGCAGCCTTATGTGATGGCTGTGGTCTTTGCATTCAAGTTTGTCCAGTCAACGCTATAACCATGGAAGCCAAAAAAGCCAAGATTAACCCGTTCATGTGTACTGGCTGCGGGGCATGCATTCCCGTTTGCCCGAAGGGAGCTATAGACTTTAAAAATTCAACAAATAGGCAGATCATAGCTAATCTACGGGGAGTTCTCATGGACAAGGAGCCTAACGAGGTTAGGATTGTTGCTTTTGTAGACAAGAATGTTGGATATACCGGCATGGACTTTCTGGGTCTTGACCGTGTCAACTATCCCGAAAACGTTCGAATATTGGCGGTTCCTTCTACCGCTATCTTAGGTTTAAAACATTTGCTTTATACCTTTGCCTTAGGAGCAGATGGAATATTGGTGATTGAGGGACAAGAAGACATCGATGAGCATTTTACCAAAAAGAGGATGATTGAAATGAACCGTTCCCTTGCAGAGTTTGACATAAAAGGCATGAGAGTCCGCTACAGCTATGTCCCCCTACCAGTATACAAGAAGGCTGCAGACTTGTTCACAAGGTTTTCCGAAAGAATTAAGAAATTCGGGCCCTTCTCCATGAAGAAACGTAATAAGCTCAAAGAGAAGCTAGGCATCTAGGAGAGAAAAAGCGTTATGGATATAATCGTTTGTGTGAAACACGTTCCTGAAACGGCGGAAGCAGAGATAAAAATAGACTCTGCAGGAAAATCCATAGAAAAAAGTGGTTTAGTTTTTGACATTAATGAATGGGATGATTACGCTCTAGAGGAAGCAGTGCAAGTAAAAGAAAGAATCGGAGGAACTGTCACCGCCATAACAGTGGGTTCTGAGGACGCTGACAGCACTTTAAGAAAGTGTCTAGCCCGAGGAGCAGACAAGGCTGTAAGGCTTACCGACCCGAAGTTCGAAGGCTCTGACGGCTACGCCATCGCCAAAATCCTCTATAAGACCATTAAGGACTTGCCTTTCAACATGATATTTACGGGGGCACAAGCAGGTGACGATGGCTATGCAATAGTGGGGCCAATACTTGCAGAACTTCTCGGAATCCCCCACGCCACTATGGTTAAGAAAATCGAATTGAACAGTGACGTCGCCAAGGTTAACCGTGAATTGGAAGGTGGCTTGGAAGAAATTATCGAAATAAGGCTACCAGCTGTGCTTACAATCCAAACAGGAATTAATGAACCTCGCTATGTCTCCATTATGGGAATAAGAAAAGCAATGCAGAAGGAGATAAAAGTCTTCAGCTTGGCTGAAGTTGGCCTAAGCGAAAATGAGGTTGGGGAAGCTGGTTCATGGACAAAAATAGAAAATATGTACGTGCCACCTGTAGAGAAACAAGCAGAATTCCTAAAAGGGAGTCCAGAAGAAGTTGCTGCGAGAATCGCCGAAATCCTAAAAGCAAGGGGGTTAGTATAAATGAAAGAAATTTTTGTTCTAAGCGAACACAGGCAAGGACAGATCAGAGACATAACCTTTGAAATGTTAGCCAAAGGTAAGGAATTGGCTGAGAAAACAAACACAGAACTAACAGTAGTGCTATTCGGGAAAGATGTCAAAGAACAAGCAAAAACTCTTTCAGAATACGCAAAAAAGGTTCTGTTGGTTGAAGATGCAAAGTTGGAGAATTTTAACTCAGAAACCTATCAGAAAATACTATCCAATTTAATAAGAGAACGCAAGCCATTATTAACCTTAATTGGGCACACCTCTTTTGGTATGGATTTGGCGCCATGCCTCGCTGTTTCGTTGGATGTACCCTTAGCAACGGACTGCATAGACCTAAGATTTAAAAATGGGACATTAACTGTGACACGTCAGATGTATGGTGGCAAAGTAAACGTCAATGCAGTGCTTCGTAAAGCAGAAAATTACATCGTGACTGTTCGACAAGCATCTTTCCCAGCTGGAAAGAAGACTTCTACAAATGGAGAAATTATTGAAATTCCTTCTCCTATTTCCGAGGAAACAGCGGAAAAACGCTTTATCAAATACGTTTTGCCTCCTCCCGGCGGCGTAGATATAACAGCTGCGGATGTGCTCGTAGGAATTGGGCGCGGGATAAAAGACGAAAGTGATATTCCTCCAATAGAAGAACTGGCAACAACCCTTGGAGCTGTATTAGCCTGTTCACGTCCCATCGTAGATAAAGGATGGCTTCCTAACGACCGCCAAATAGGCAGTTCTGGAAAGACCGTTAAACCGAAACTTTACATAGCCCTCGGAATAAGCGGTGCCTTCCAACATGTCCTCGGGATGAAGAACTCGGATCTAATCATCGCAATAAACAAGGATCCACACGCACCTATATTCAGTGTAGCTGACTATGGTATCGTGGAAGACCTCTTCAAAATAGTTCCGCCCCTAAAAAGCAAAGTAAATGAACTAAAAGGAAAAAGGTAACGCAATCAAACTTTTTGCCCGTTCCATCGATGCCCACTTCGAATTTCTTCATGATCTCCATTTTCCTAAGCCACAAAGAATCCTCTTTCTCAAATCAGGGTGATACCTTGAAGGCTGAGTTGTTAATTTCTGAGTTCAACTATGCTTTAGCAAGACGCAATATTTAATACACAGCCATACACTTTAATTGTACAGGAGAGCAACGTTGCAACACTTGAAAAAAGCGTCAGCGAAACTAAAAGATTCTCTAAAAAAAATTAAGTTGCCACGATTCCGTAAGTCACCTATGCAAATGGTTGTTCAAAAAGCACCACCAAAACCAGTGCCCAGGGGTTTCAAGATTATTGAGAGATATCCGTTGTATGAACCTTTTGCACATGTGGCTATAGTGCAGAACCCAAAAACTGGTGAATACAAATATATACTTGACGAGTTACAGCTGGATCCGTTGGAACAGAATATCTACAATCGTGTTTTGGATGTTTTGCTGGCTGAGATAGATTCTCCAAAAGAGGAAATTGATGATCCTAGAAAGTTTTTTGCCACAGAAGCCAGACAAATCGTCGACAAATACCGTATCAGCCTAGGATGGTTACCCGATGTTTCTTGGTACAAAATCCTATATCACGCTGAGCGAGACCTCGTCGGCTTCGGAAGAATTGACCCACTTATGCGTGATCCTAACATCGAAGACATATCATGCGACGGTATCCAAAAATCAGTTTACATATGGCACCGAAAATACGAAAGTCTCGAAACCAACCTCATTTTCCGAGAAGATCCCGAATTGGACAACTTGGTAGTTAAGCTAGTTCACATGGGTGGACAACATGTAAGCTCTGCATTCCCTATAGTTGACGCCTCACTTCCCGGAAAACATAGACTTGCTGTATGCTATCGACGCGAAATTACGCCTTTTGGCACAGCTTTCACTATACGGAAATTCAGAGAAGACCCATATTCTATCATTGACTTGATTAACCTCGGAACCTTCTCTGAAGAGATAGCTGCGTATTTCTGGTTATGTCTAGAAAATAGAGCATCAGTCATGATTTTGGGAGGCACAGCATCCGGGAAAACAACAGCATTGAATGCTCTTGCCTGCCTTATTAAGCCAGGTAGCAAACTAATCACAATTGAGGAAACCGCTGAGCTGAATCTTTCTCATGAGAACTGGATTTCGTTGATTTCAAGAAGGAGTTATGGACTTGGTAAAAACCAAACAGGTGAAGTGACACTTTTTGATCTTGTAAAAACTTCGATGAGACATAGGCCAGACGTTCTCATAGTAGGGGAGATTCGAGGCGCAGAAGCCTATGTCCTATTTCAGGCAATGGCAACAGGTCATGGTGGTATGAGCACAATGCACGCTGAAGACATTGATTCTGCGGTTAAGCGTCTCACCCAGAAGCCTATGAATATTGCACCTGCATACATTCCGCTCTTGAACATTGTGTTATCTATTCAAAGGGTTCACTTAGAAGTAGAGGGGGAAACGAAAGCATTTAGACGTGTGATGGAAATAAGTGAAGTTGCTAACTACGAGGATTATCGAAGGATTTTCAAATGGCAACCTACGAAAGACGATTACATATCTTCATTTGACGATAGCGTTATGTTGCCTTACATGTCTGAACGCACCGACATGGACAGAAAAGATTTGGAAAAGGAGATTGAGCAACGTAGAAAAGTGTTGCATTGGATGAGAGAACAAAACATTCGCAGCTACAAAGATGTTGCAGCAATTATTGCAGAATATTATGCTAGACCAGAAGAATTCTACAAAAAAGTTTCAATAGGAGAAATAGAAGCACTTGCCATTGCTAAGCACTCTTGAAGGGCTTTCATTCCGCTTTTTCGGAAGGATAGCGCCAGTCTTCCTAAAGAACGTCTTCGAGTTCGAAGGCTATCTTCAAAGAGCAAATATGAGGATATACGCTGAAACATATGTATCTCTAATGTTTTTTGTAGCTTCTCTGACACTTCCAGTAAGTATAGTTGCTATTGTGCTTCTCTACTTCTTCCAATTCATCCCTCTCATTTTCCTAGTGCCTACCCCCCTGTTTGTAATGATTGCCTTCATGCTCACCCCTATGTCCAAAGCCAGTGAACGATCTCAACGGTTAGAAAGAGAAATGCCATTTGCCGCAACTTACGTGGCCGTCATGGCATCAGGAGGAATTCCTCCATATACAAGCTTCAAACGACTTGCAAAAGCAGACTTGATGCCTGCTATGAGCCAAGAAGCAAAAAACTTGATCAGAGATGTAGAGATTTTTGGCGTAGATCCTTTAACTGCTATGCAAAGCTCTGCAAAAGCAAATCCATTAGACATTTATCGGGAGTTTGTTGGAGGATACGCTTCTACAGTTATCATAGGTGGAGACATTACCAGTTTCCTTGAAACAAAGTCTAGAGAGCTCTTTAAGACAAGAGCTGCAAGAGTACGAGCGGCTGCAGAGCGGCTTGGCATGCTTCTAGAGTCATTCATTATCATTATGGTCCTCATGTCTCTGTGCTTTTATATCTTGTTCAGCGTGGAGGCAATCTATAGTACAGGAATGTCTTCGTACTCAGGAATAATCCTGTACACGTATGTTTTCACGCCGCTACTTTCGTTTGTGTTTATCTATCTTGCACATGGTATGCAGCCGAAATCTCCAGTTACGGATTGGAGACCCTACAAGGCTTTTGGAATCTGTGCGGTGATTGCTGTAGCAGTTCTTATGCTTCTCACTAACTTCTTAGGTATTATGCCTGTTCCGTTTCTTGCGCCATTAGCAAATATTGTCGATCTTCCAACGGCAGTCTCGATAACTTTAGTGATTACAACTGGACCACCCGCCATTATCCATACGAGACTTTCTGCAGAAAAAATGAGCACCGAGAAGGGAGTTACCCTTTTTCTTCAAGACCTTACAGAAACTAGGAAGACTGGTCTTGCCCCGGAAAAATGTATTGAAACTCTTTCTAATCGGGAATATGGAAGTTTCAGCAAGCATTTAAAGAAAATAACAGCTGAACTTTCTTGGGGTATCCCGATAAGGAAAGTTTTCATGGATTTTGTCAGCCGAACAAAAAGTTGGGCGACGCAGATTGTTATGTTTCTTTTGGTGGAGACGATTGATGTTGGCGGTGGCACTATCGCGATGATTGAGTCGCTTGCGAGATTTACCACTACGACGCAGCAGGTGGAAAGAGAGAAGAGGATGTCAGTTAAGCCTTACATAATGATGCCTTACTTTGCGTCTCTCATGTTGGTGGCTACAACTGTTATGATGCTCACTTTTACAACACAAACGGTTGGCCTTGCAGGTCCTGAGGCTACGACTGCGGTAGATATAGATGCATTAATGCTTATTTTCTCCACTTCTGTCATAATTCATAGCTATTTAATCGGGCTTGTGGGAGGGAAGATAAGTGAGGAATCCGTTGCTGCAGGCTTCAAACACGCGACATTACTGACAATAATCGCTATAGTAGCATCTAAGGTAGCTCCATCTTTGATTAGCTTCCAAGGAGGTTAACTGTTGATATGATTTTCAATAGGCGCGGGGTCTCGTATGCTATATCTGCAGTTATAATGACTGCAACTATTATAGTGTTGGTGCTTGTAACTAGTACCTACACCTATCAAGTTCTAGAGCAACAAAGGGGTGCAGCTGAGTTTGCGGTTGCGAAGAAGTCAATCTTAGCATTTGATGACGCACTAGAAAACATTGCTTGGAAGCCTCAGGGGGCCCGTTCAGCCAGATTCACAGTTAATTATGGGCAGTTAGAGTTAGTACCAGATATGCGGTTAATCGTTAACGTCACGGGCTATGAAGGCGCGAACTATTCCGTCAGTACGGGATATGTAAAATATCGCACAAAGACGATGTATGTTAACTTTGGAGCGAACTATGCCTCATACCTCTTAGGGAACGACGAAATAATTTCTAACGGCACAGGAAGCTATGGAAGGGCGTTAATAGAACAAAACTCAGGCTGGGTTACATTGAACCTAGCTTATGGAGTGCGAGCTATGAAAACCTATACAATTAACGTTACTGAGGGTGATCAGCAGGTACTTGTCAATTACGTGGACATATGGATTATTAGTATTGAGATAGCGAAATGGTCAACATACATTGGTGATTTTGATCTTATCGCAAGATGTCTTAATATAACAACGATCCCTTATGGTAGTCTCCACGGCAACGGCTATGACGTTTTAGAAGACAAATGCAATATCAGCGTTCGATTGGGAGATAATGCTCTTGACACAACTCTTATTCAATTGGATGGTAGTAAGGTTGTTTTTAACTTTGTTATTGCTACGGTGCGGGTGAGCGTGTAGGAGGAGATGTGAATGGTAGCGCCTTTGATGAGTCATGTCATTTGTACTAGCGCCTTGATCGCTCTGATTTTTGTGATGCCGTTTTACTATTTCTACATAATAGACAACGTAAATGTTGAGATGATGAAGCGTGAACTAAAGGAAGTTGCCGACTACGTATCTAACTCGTTGGGAAACCTCTATTTTCTGGCAAACTCTACTAACTGTGACGTCGTGTTACAGAAGGATCTCGATTTGCCCTCAAGCATTCGGGACTCAACATATTTTGTTGAAATCGTATACCAAAACGGTTCGGCCCAATTCGTAAGGGCTCGTTTGAAAGACAATTCATGGAATTATGCGGATTCGTGGCTTCTTCCGGGTTTGAAGGTGTATCAAGAAGACTGTTTGGTGGAAAGCAGTGAGAGGTTGGTGGTTGCGGGGTGTGTTAGCAATAGCACAGGTGTATGGGTGTGGCTTGGAGTTGAGAGATAAGTGTATCGTAAGACAAAAGACTTAAGAGACGCTCACTATACTTTATACATAGAAAAAGTTTCTAGTTTAAGGAGGGATTGAATTTGGTAGGAGAACTGTATGATTACGTAGTTTCCATTGTAGTGGTAGGTATAATTTTCGTATCTGGCGTGTTGGCTGTTCCAGCCATAAGCTATGTCAATCTACTTTATGTAGACGAGCAGCAACTCAGAAACACAGCCTTGAACGTGTTAAACGCGATACTTCTAGGAAGCGGCTCTCCATCGGATTGGGGGTCTGCATTTCCATTTTATCAGAATAATGTTAATGCCTTTGGGCTAGCTTATTCAGAGGAATCTTCACTGTACGTATTGGACATGGATAAAGTGCAGAGATTAGACAAAGACAGCCCGGGGTACATAGAATACCTACGTGCACGGGACTTGCTTGAACTCAAGGACTATGGCTTTAGCCTCAGCATTTTCCGACCCTTTGTGGTTGATTGGGATCTTCAAATCAACAATGCATCGAATTACGTCTTTTTCGCAGTTAACGTGACCCGTAGCGTAGACCGGAGACCGATTCCGAATGCCCAAGTAAGCGTTACAATTCTTTGTACAGCAAGGCATCCCGATAAAGTAGAGGAGCCTTTAGTCAATGTCACTTCGCCAGA
Above is a genomic segment from Candidatus Bathyarchaeota archaeon containing:
- a CDS encoding 4Fe-4S binding protein, encoding MEKAPTRIGIYVCECGGNIGDVVDVKAVLEAVKNWEGVVVTKYQKYLCSKPSQEVIAEAIKKKDLDRVVIASCTPRMHLATFQSVLERAGLNPYMLEFVNIREQASWVHGPQSSTAATKKAISLIRGGYERSIELEPLESISEKCSREILVVGGGIAGITAALELGYLGFKVHVVERKPSIGGNMAKLTKVFPTLDCAQCILTPRMAEVGRNRNVNLLTYAEVRGISGRPGNYEVEVFMKPRGVDTETCRSCGVCAKVCPVTVPDEFNEGISQRKAVYVEFPQAVPSVYVIDFGACTKCSKCEQLCPAKAINLEDKGKTIRLKVGAIIMATGYELYDANMLKNYGYSVYKDVISMMDLERLTSASGPTGGYVKRADGDDVKRIAIVLCAGSRDKNHISYCSRICCMYALKQAFVLRKMLGIDVHVYYIDIRATGKGYEELYWRDEEAGVIFTKGRVAEIWKSKNDKLVVLTEDTLMGEVMEREFDMVALATPMVPPAGLGELAGKMKLSLGEKGFIQEKHPKLDPVDSLKTGIFACGCALSPKDVRDTVSDALAASAKASLFLKGERITTSPEKAFVVAALCDGCGLCIQVCPVNAITMEAKKAKINPFMCTGCGACIPVCPKGAIDFKNSTNRQIIANLRGVLMDKEPNEVRIVAFVDKNVGYTGMDFLGLDRVNYPENVRILAVPSTAILGLKHLLYTFALGADGILVIEGQEDIDEHFTKKRMIEMNRSLAEFDIKGMRVRYSYVPLPVYKKAADLFTRFSERIKKFGPFSMKKRNKLKEKLGI
- a CDS encoding electron transfer flavoprotein subunit beta/FixA family protein — protein: MDIIVCVKHVPETAEAEIKIDSAGKSIEKSGLVFDINEWDDYALEEAVQVKERIGGTVTAITVGSEDADSTLRKCLARGADKAVRLTDPKFEGSDGYAIAKILYKTIKDLPFNMIFTGAQAGDDGYAIVGPILAELLGIPHATMVKKIELNSDVAKVNRELEGGLEEIIEIRLPAVLTIQTGINEPRYVSIMGIRKAMQKEIKVFSLAEVGLSENEVGEAGSWTKIENMYVPPVEKQAEFLKGSPEEVAARIAEILKARGLV
- a CDS encoding electron transfer flavoprotein subunit alpha/FixB family protein encodes the protein MKEIFVLSEHRQGQIRDITFEMLAKGKELAEKTNTELTVVLFGKDVKEQAKTLSEYAKKVLLVEDAKLENFNSETYQKILSNLIRERKPLLTLIGHTSFGMDLAPCLAVSLDVPLATDCIDLRFKNGTLTVTRQMYGGKVNVNAVLRKAENYIVTVRQASFPAGKKTSTNGEIIEIPSPISEETAEKRFIKYVLPPPGGVDITAADVLVGIGRGIKDESDIPPIEELATTLGAVLACSRPIVDKGWLPNDRQIGSSGKTVKPKLYIALGISGAFQHVLGMKNSDLIIAINKDPHAPIFSVADYGIVEDLFKIVPPLKSKVNELKGKR
- a CDS encoding type II/IV secretion system ATPase subunit → MQHLKKASAKLKDSLKKIKLPRFRKSPMQMVVQKAPPKPVPRGFKIIERYPLYEPFAHVAIVQNPKTGEYKYILDELQLDPLEQNIYNRVLDVLLAEIDSPKEEIDDPRKFFATEARQIVDKYRISLGWLPDVSWYKILYHAERDLVGFGRIDPLMRDPNIEDISCDGIQKSVYIWHRKYESLETNLIFREDPELDNLVVKLVHMGGQHVSSAFPIVDASLPGKHRLAVCYRREITPFGTAFTIRKFREDPYSIIDLINLGTFSEEIAAYFWLCLENRASVMILGGTASGKTTALNALACLIKPGSKLITIEETAELNLSHENWISLISRRSYGLGKNQTGEVTLFDLVKTSMRHRPDVLIVGEIRGAEAYVLFQAMATGHGGMSTMHAEDIDSAVKRLTQKPMNIAPAYIPLLNIVLSIQRVHLEVEGETKAFRRVMEISEVANYEDYRRIFKWQPTKDDYISSFDDSVMLPYMSERTDMDRKDLEKEIEQRRKVLHWMREQNIRSYKDVAAIIAEYYARPEEFYKKVSIGEIEALAIAKHS
- a CDS encoding type II secretion system F family protein, producing MPLLSTLEGLSFRFFGRIAPVFLKNVFEFEGYLQRANMRIYAETYVSLMFFVASLTLPVSIVAIVLLYFFQFIPLIFLVPTPLFVMIAFMLTPMSKASERSQRLEREMPFAATYVAVMASGGIPPYTSFKRLAKADLMPAMSQEAKNLIRDVEIFGVDPLTAMQSSAKANPLDIYREFVGGYASTVIIGGDITSFLETKSRELFKTRAARVRAAAERLGMLLESFIIIMVLMSLCFYILFSVEAIYSTGMSSYSGIILYTYVFTPLLSFVFIYLAHGMQPKSPVTDWRPYKAFGICAVIAVAVLMLLTNFLGIMPVPFLAPLANIVDLPTAVSITLVITTGPPAIIHTRLSAEKMSTEKGVTLFLQDLTETRKTGLAPEKCIETLSNREYGSFSKHLKKITAELSWGIPIRKVFMDFVSRTKSWATQIVMFLLVETIDVGGGTIAMIESLARFTTTTQQVEREKRMSVKPYIMMPYFASLMLVATTVMMLTFTTQTVGLAGPEATTAVDIDALMLIFSTSVIIHSYLIGLVGGKISEESVAAGFKHATLLTIIAIVASKVAPSLISFQGG